A genomic segment from Roseibium algicola encodes:
- a CDS encoding glutathione S-transferase family protein gives MMKLRSSPPSPFGRKVKLALSILGLKGKVEIEDANTADPSDSLRSQNPLGKIPALVLENGDVLYDSSVILEYLDFLAGGGKLFPEGEARFPVLRDQTLADGIMDAAILRVYEKRFKEPKYRDPAWDAYQAAKMDRGLKHFEDNTPPVPATAADANAGSLTLACALGYLDIRFAGEWRQTHPKLVAWLDAFEAAVPAFTDTKVPPAPVPDNAPALLQ, from the coding sequence ATGATGAAACTTCGCTCGTCTCCCCCTTCGCCTTTCGGCCGCAAGGTGAAGCTCGCCCTGTCCATTCTCGGCCTCAAGGGCAAGGTCGAGATCGAAGACGCCAATACTGCCGATCCCTCTGACAGCCTCCGCAGCCAGAACCCGCTCGGCAAGATCCCGGCACTGGTCCTGGAAAACGGCGACGTTCTCTACGACAGCTCCGTCATTCTGGAATACCTCGACTTCCTGGCGGGCGGCGGCAAGCTGTTTCCGGAGGGTGAAGCCCGGTTTCCGGTCCTGCGGGACCAGACACTGGCGGACGGAATCATGGATGCGGCCATCCTTCGGGTCTACGAGAAGCGCTTCAAGGAACCGAAGTACCGTGATCCGGCCTGGGACGCCTATCAGGCAGCCAAGATGGACCGTGGCCTGAAGCACTTTGAAGACAACACGCCACCTGTTCCGGCAACCGCTGCAGACGCCAATGCCGGCTCCCTGACGCTCGCCTGCGCCCTCGGCTACCTGGATATCCGTTTTGCCGGCGAATGGCGGCAGACCCATCCGAAACTTGTGGCCTGGCTGGACGCCTTTGAAGCAGCCGTCCCCGCCTTCACCGACACCAAGGTGCCGCCTGCCCCCGTTCCGGACAACGCCCCGGCCCTGCTGCAGTAA
- a CDS encoding ribonuclease T2 family protein: MALLGHIGRLSVCLLAGLLSLPASADQSGKFDFYVLALSWSPTYCKQQGADANPHQCDVSKPFRFVVHGLWPQYERGFPESCPGAPKRIDRQIAVSMEDIMPSHNLVFHEWRKHGTCSGLTPEDYFDLTREAFDKITIPGAFRTLDKRGKAAPDTVEKAFRLANPGLKEDGLAVTCDRGELEEVRICLTRDLEFRACREVDRSGCRAGSLSVPPPGAR; encoded by the coding sequence ATGGCGCTGCTCGGCCATATCGGAAGACTGTCCGTCTGCCTTCTGGCGGGACTTCTGAGCCTGCCAGCCTCTGCTGATCAGTCCGGAAAATTCGATTTCTATGTCCTCGCCCTGTCCTGGTCGCCGACCTACTGCAAGCAACAGGGCGCGGATGCCAATCCACATCAATGTGATGTCTCCAAGCCCTTTCGCTTCGTCGTGCATGGCCTGTGGCCCCAATACGAGCGTGGCTTCCCGGAAAGCTGCCCCGGCGCGCCGAAGCGCATCGACCGGCAAATCGCCGTTTCGATGGAAGACATCATGCCGAGCCACAATCTCGTCTTCCACGAATGGCGCAAGCACGGCACATGCTCCGGCCTGACGCCGGAAGACTACTTCGACCTCACCCGCGAGGCTTTCGACAAGATCACGATCCCCGGGGCCTTCCGCACACTCGACAAGCGCGGCAAGGCCGCACCCGATACCGTTGAGAAAGCCTTCCGGCTTGCCAATCCGGGCCTCAAGGAGGACGGGCTTGCCGTCACCTGCGACCGGGGCGAACTTGAGGAAGTCCGCATCTGCCTCACGCGGGATCTGGAATTCCGTGCCTGCCGCGAGGTCGACAGATCCGGCTGCCGCGCCGGCAGCCTGTCCGTGCCGCCACCCGGCGCACGCTAA